Part of the Varibaculum massiliense genome is shown below.
TTATCGAAGGTCACTTGTAAACGATCAGCCACGATACACTACCCCCTGGGCCGTTGAGCAACCTGGATACTTAGGGCAGGTGAAGCTGACCGCGAATCATGGTCACCATCAGGTCGGTGCCCTTGATTTCAGCGGTTTCTTCCGGTCCGACAATCCGCGTCGTACCGTCGGGGTCAACTAGCTGCGAGGCACCGCCATCGGGACCTAACGGCAAAATGACCCACTCCTTGCCCGGAGCATAGGTTGTCGAAGGAACCCGCCCGGATAGTTGATCGCGGATATTCGCAATCACTACGCGGGCATGGGCGCGGGCAGCATCTGCTCGCTTGGATTCTGGTACATCGGTAATGTCACCAACCGCGTAAATATTTTCCATGTCTTTCACGCGTAGGTGTTCGTCTACCATAACCGTACCGTTGGCATGCATCACTTGGGAATATGATCCGTGCAGGTATCCGGAAGAAGTTTGCGCCCCGTAGCATAGGAACCACATATCGGCTTCGATAGGTGCGCCTGCTAGGGTTTCCACCCGGAAGGTAGAGAGCATCCCGACATCCGTAGGAGGCATATAGGCCAAGGGGGCGCCCAATACCAGTTCGATACCGCGTTCTTCTAGCTGTTTGGTGATGTTTTCGCGCAAGGAATCCAAGTATCCGGGAGTGCCCAGAATATAGGGTTCCTTGTCCACCATGATGATTTTCAAATCGGGGTAAGTGGAGGTAAGTTCACCGGCAAATTCCACGCCCACGGTGCCGGCCCCAACCAGCATCACACGTTTAGCCCGTGCCAAGTTATCGCGGGTTTGATCGAGGCGAGCCTTTGCTACCGAAGCCTGGGAAACCATGTGTTTTGCCGGGAAGGGGTAGGTGGTTCCCGTCGCTAACACCAGGAAATCTGCCTCGATAGGATCGTGTCCGGCAACATAAACCGTACGACCATCTACGCGCATACAAGTACCATGCACAACTTTGCCACGTTCTAGCAGCCTGCTGTAAGGCATAAACACGGTGTGACCCCACACGGAATCGACCGCTGCCCTCAGCGCCGCAGCGTGATGTACGAACTGATCTTTTTGTTCGACCAGCGTAACGTCCGCTACGTCATCCAGGCCACCCGCCACGGTTATGCCTCCATAACCGCCGCCAATGACTACTACTTTAGCCACGCTACCTCCCCTTTTATCTGCTCTCGGTAATACCAAAACAGATGCGAGCTAAATCAGACCGGAACCTGTCGCTGGCTACCCGAAGGGTAGCCAACAGAAAGGTTACCAACCTAAAGATCGTTTCTTCGGTTTTTACTCTACCTTACGCTATCAAAAAGAATTACTCTTTCGTAACTATCCTACTCAGGAATAGAAGTTTTTAACGCTTTTTTGATGTTCGGAGGAAAGAAATTTTCCCCCTTGAGTACTTTTCCATCCTCGCGATAAATCGGTCTGCCCTCTGAGTCCAATTTCGATAGGTTCGAGGCCTGCACTTCCCGCAGGACTGCCGGCAGCGAAATCCCGCATTCCAGAGCCATTCCATAGATTACGTAGACCAAATCTGCGAGAGCATCGGCGGTTTCGATAGTGTCGCGGGTGCCGTCATCGGGCAAAGAAGAAATAGTTTTTTCCAAGAGGCGGCGTGCCTGCTCCCCATAAACCGCGCCGGTAAGTTCACTAACTTCCTCGTAGATTAAACGCATCCGCATGTGTACCCGCTCGCGATCGACTTCCGCCTGGTCATGTTGAATCGGCAGACCGTAGACTTGATGAAACTGTCGCACTAAATCTTCCGGACGGTGCGGGTCTGGAATTTGGTGTTTAAGTTCTGGATTCTCTATTGGCTGCGCGCCCGCGTCCTCGTTAATCAAAATTTTCCCTTTCTTTTATTACTTTGCAAGCAAAGTCGCTTTTAGTTCTGCTACCGAAGTTACCCAAGGCGCCCCCGGGAATTCCTCTCGGTTACCAGCTCCCCAAGAAACCCCGATTACTGCAATACCGATATTTTTTGCCGCCTGATAGTCGTCTTCCCGGTCTCCCACCATCACTACTTGCTCTAGCGAATTTTCCATTCCCAACTGATCTAGGGCGTAACGAATAACTCCCTCTTTACCGCGGCGAGTTAGCGGACTGGCAACATCGCGGGGATTCTCGGCGCTGGTTCCACTTTTCTCTTGGGTTCCGGCAATGCAATCTAGGTAGGGACTCATTCCGGTTCCCCGCGCAATTTCGCGCACTAGTTCCTCCAGTTTCGAGGAGGCTACCGCGATTTTCATCCCCTTGGCGTGCAGTTTTTGCAGCAATTCTGTTATGCCCGCAAATAGTGGCACCTGGGTCATCCGCGGACGGTAAAATCGCCGATAAACCTCTACCGCTTCATCTAAGGTACCTTCCGGCAAATCCAGATATTTTTTGAAACCAATTCGCAGCGGCGGTCCGACAAACCGTTTCAGCTGCTGTGGGGTTTGCGCGCTCAAGTGGTAGTGGGAAATAACCGCTTGCACGCCCTGAGTAATTAGGGGAACGGAATCGGTCAAGGTGCCATCCATGTCGAAAATCACGGTTTGGTAATAATGTTTCCCCATCGCTTTGCGTTTCTCCCCTTCAACTGCTTTCACTTCTTCTTCCCCAGGACGTCTAGCTAGGTTCTATTGTAGGCAGCTTGGGCGCGAACTAAATTTTTCCAGGTTTAGCGGCTCACTTTTTCGCCCTCGCTTTTTCTGCAGGCTCTAAGGTGTGCTAATCTCACTGGTGTCCTCGAGCGCGGGTGGCGGAATCGGTAGACGCGCTAGCTTGAGGTGCTAGTGGCCAACTTAACGGCCGTGAGGGTTCAAGTCCCTTCCCGCGCACCAGCGATTTTTCTGCTATTTTTTATCCTTTTCCCTACCCCTGGTAGTGAAGGTTTTTTAGCTGGCTTCTCCGGGTATTCCTGCGGCCTCAAGTGTTGCTTTAATAAACAGATCATTGGCTGCTGCTGGCTGTTGGTGTCCCATTCCCGGAACTAGATGCAACCGAGAATGCTTAATCAGGCGGTGTAGCTCTTTCCCGGCAGCAGGCGGGATTACTGGGTCTTCCTCTCCATGGACGATTGATACCGGCACTTGGATTTCTCCTAGCCGCTGAGCCCAAGGCACGGTTCGTTCCAGTGCTTGCCGCTGCCGTTCTAATCCTTCCCAGCTAAAACCGCGACGCCAGCAACCTGCCACCAAATCCGGTAGCTGTTTTTCCTCCCAGGGGTATTTGGAGCCCGCAATCTCGGATATCTGGCGAAAGTGCCAGGCTAGGAACTGGTCGCGGTTCGAAAAAGGCACTTCCCGCACCGGCTTTACTAGCTGGCTGCTATTTTTCGCGTAGGTAAAAAACAACCCCAGTCCGCAAACTAGCTGCGGATAATCCAAAGCTAGCAGCTGGGCGATTGCCCCACCCATAGAACGCCCGGTAACCACTGCTGCCTGCCCGTAGTAGCGAATCATAGCTGCCACATCCGCAGCCATATCCCGTAAATCGTAAGGATAGGGGGTGCGCGAGGAGCGCCCTACGTCCCGATTATCAAACCTAATTACGTAAAAACCCGCACCGGCTAGACGCTGACAGTAGCTCTCAGGAACCGAAACCAGCTGCGCCCCGTGTCCTTCGATATGAATCATCAGGGGATCTGCCGAATTCCCGAATTCCTCTAGGCAGAGACTTCTTCCGTCAGCTAAGGAAAGCATTTTTTCCATACCCTCAGCCTAACCCTGTCCAAAGACATCAATCCTAAATGGAGAAAATATGCTTTGGAGCAGGAAGGCATTTCCTAGCTGTTTAGGTAAAAGCAAGTCTCCTCTTGCATAAATAGGAAAAGAATTCCCAACATTTTAAGCACCCCTAAAGAAGTTTAAGCAGAAAAAACGGAATAAGCACCACCTTTATTCCTTATTTTCGGAGAAATAACCGGGTACCAGAATCTCCCCATTTTCTTTCATTTTCCTCCTACAATTGGTTGAGATTCGTCGGCGTGGGCGGATTGGATTCATTTGACAAGGAGAAAATGATGCGAGCGGTGCAACCGGCGAATACCCGTCCTTCTCGACGTACCTTCTTAAAATGGTCGGCAATAGCTGGCAGTACTACCGGACTGGTTGCCTGCTCCACCCCCTCGCCCTACTCCCCCGACAAGAACGGAAAACTGGTGGCTAACGGCACCGGACGTACCGATGTAGATAAAACCGTCTGGTCGGCTTGCACCGTTAACTGCGGTTCGCGTTGCCCGGTGCGCCTGCAGGTAAAAGACGGTCGGGTGGTGCGGGTATTGCCCGATAACACCGGTAACGATGAACTGGGCAGCCAGCAGGTGCGTGCCTGTCCGCGCGGACGCTCCATCCGCCACCGGATTTACAATCCTGATCGCTTAAAAAAGCCTATGAAACGCAAACCCGGCACTAAGCGCGGGGAAGGCCAGTGGGTGGAAATTTCCTGGAAACAAGCCCTCGATGAAATTGCCGAAAAGATGAAGGCTCTGAAGGCCAAGTACGGAAACGAGTGTTTCTATATTCAATACGGCACCGGAGTTTTGGGTTCCACTATGGCTTGCTCTTGGCCGCCTGAAGCCAGCCCGATGGCGCGGATGCTTTCCCTCTACGGCGGATATTTGGACCACTATTCTGACTATTCCACCACTAATATCACTCAGGCGTATCCCTATTTCTATGGTGAATGGGTCGCCGGGAACAGCTTTGATGATGCGGCGAACTCCAAGCTGCAGGTAATGTTTGGTAACAACCCCTTAGAGACCCGAATGTCTGGTGGGGGGCAAACCTTCGTCACCCAAGCTACGAAACGTAAATCCGGAGTAAAAACCATTGTTATCGATCCTCGCTATTCGGAAACCTCGGTAGCACTCGGAGACGAGTGGGTGGCGCTGCGTCCCGGCACAGATGCGGCCCTAATCGCGGGCATGATTTACGTGATGGTCGAAGAAAACCTGCACGACCAGGCATTCTTAGATAAATACTGCCTAGGTTTTGACGAGGATCACTTGCCCGAGGGCGCCCCCGCGAACGCCTCCTATCTGGCTTACTTACAGGGCAAGGGCAAAGATAAAACGGTTAAAAACCCCGAGTGGGCAGCCAGAGTTACTGGCGTGCCTGCGGATGAGATTCGTCGCCTCGCCCGGGAAATCGCTTTGGCTAAACCCTGCACCATTACCCAAGGCTGGGGGCCGCAGCGGCACGCTAACGGGGAAAGCATTGCCCGCGCAGTTTTCCTGCTCGCCTGCGTAACCGGGAATATCGGTATTAAGGGCGGGGGCACCGGTGGGCGCGAGGGCGGACAATCCCTACCGATTACCCAGACTTTCAACACCGAAGTAGCGAACCCTTCGGAGAAAATTATCTCCGTTTTCAGCTGGCTAGATGCTATTGACCACGGTCCGAAGATGGACACATTTAACGCCGGAGTGGGAGTCAAACCAGAGCCGGGCGTGCGCGCCTTGAAAGTACCGGTAGACGACAACGGAAATCCCACCAACACCAAGTTAGAAGTTCCGATTAAGGCAGTTTTTGCTTACGGGTCAAACTCAGTCGTGAACCAAACTGGGGATAACAATAAATCGGTAGAGATTCTGCAGGACGACACCAAGTGTGAACTCATTGTTACCTGCGACATTATGCATACGGTCAGTGCCCGATATTCAGATTATCTGCTGCCCGGTACTTCTACCTCGGAGGAATCTGACTACCACCACGGCGAGAACGCTACCCCGATGGCCTACGGGATTGTTTCCGAGCAAGCTATCAAACCACTCTATGAATGTAAATCTATTTTCGATATTTGCACCGAGTTGGCCGATCGCCTCGGGGTTAAAGACAAGTTCACCGGGGGTAAGACCCGCGAGCAATGGCTGAAAGAAATCGTGGAGACCGGTCGCGCTGAGGATCCCACCCTACCTACTTATGAAGAGTGGAAGAAAGTGGGGATTGTTCGCCGTAACCTGGGATCTAGTATCCCCTTGGAAGACTTCCGTAAAGCCCCGCAGGCGAATCCGCTGAAGACTCCCAGCGGCAAGATCGAAATTTACTCCCAACGTCTAGAGAACATGGCGAAAAAATGGACGTTCGGAGATTTTCGTCCCCGCCTAGACGGAGACGAAATCTGCCCCATCCCCGCGCACCTGTCTACCTGGGAGGGTGCCGAGGATGCTGCCACGAATAAGAAGTATCCCCTGCAGGTGATCGGTCATCACTTCAAGGCACGGACTCACTCCAGTTACGGCAATGTGGATTGGCTGAAAGAAGCCCATATTCAGACCGTATGGATGAATCCGAAGGATGCTGAGGAACGCGGGATTAAGAACGATGATTTGGTGTTCGTCTATAACGAACGCGGCACTTTGCGCCTACCTGCGAAGGTGACTACCCGGATTGTTCCGGGAACTATTTCGGTTCCTCAGGGCGCCTGGTATGACCCCCAGCCGGCTTCGGAGGTTACTCCCCCCGCGGGTGCAAATCCGAAGAAACCGGTGGACGTGGCCGGTTCGGTGAATACTTTAAGCTCCCTGCACCCAACTCCGATTGCTAAAGGTATGGGGGTTCATACTATTTTGGCGCAAGTGGTCAAGGCTTAGGAAGCGCGCGGAAAAGCTAGGGAACAGAGGTTAGCAGCAATGTTTGGGATTAGTGGAAGCGAGTTCTTGGTGCTGGCGGTGATTGCAGCCCTGGTACTAGGTCCAAAGAACGTGGCACAGGGACTAACGGCTCTGCGCAAAGTTCTCACCAGTTTTCGCGGCTGGTCAGCCAAATTGCGGCAAGAAACTTCCGGAGAATTCGCAGGGCTTACTCCTGAAGATTTAGAAAATCTAAAGGTGCTGCGAAATCTTAACCTCGCTAGATACAGTCCTAAACAAATGATTCGGGAAACTATCCAAGAAGAAATTGAAGCCTGGGCGCAATCGGCCAGCGCATCCGGGGAGGTGTTAAAAAATGCCGGCTCCTTAAATACGGAAAATAAAGATTAAAGATAGCGAAAATAATACAAAAAAGGGAAGGGCATTTAGTTGATTTCCTAGGAGAATAAAGCAATGATGAACTGCCCTAATAATCAAGGAAAATCCCGCTAATACCTGTAAGAACAGTCAATCTCATACAATTTTTTCAAAGAGGCAGCAAGTGGGGCTGCCGCACTTTTTCAACAGTCTTTGCAAGGAGGACGCAATGGCCGACGATGCGATTCCTACTCCCGGCAGGAATAACACTTTAACCGAGCCTTTAACTAAGAAGGGCGCTAAATACGGTTTCGTGTTTAACCAAAACCTTTGCAATGGTTGCAAGGCCTGCCAAATCGCTTGTAAAGATAAACACGATTTACCGGTGGGAATGTCCTGGCGGCGGGTGATCGAATATACCGGTGGTTCCTGGAGAGTAAATGAAACTGACGGAACTTTCCACCACAATGTTTTCAGTTACTACACCTCTATCGCCTGCAACCACTGCGAAGATCCTATATGTGTGCAAGTGTGTCCCACCACCGCCATGACCCGGCGCGAAGACGGCACCGTCTATGTGGATCAATCTAAATGCGTGGGTTGCCGCTATTGCCAGTGGGCTTGCCCCTACGGCGCTCCCCAATTGGACGCCCGCAGCGGTCACATGTCGAAATGCGATTTGTGCTATGACTATCGCAGCCAGGGGCAAAACCCGGCGTGCGTAGATGCTTGTCCCACTCGCGCCCTCGGTTGGGGACCGATCGAAGCTCTACGTAAAGAGTTTGGTCAGGAAGCCGGAATCGCTCCTCTCCCCGATCCTTCGATTACTCATCCACATCTGGTAATCAGACCGCACCGCGATGCCCAGGAATGGGATAAGGGCTCCGGCATTATCCAAAGTCCCAAAGAGATATAAACAGCGAATATCATATTCACCAGCTAGGTTAAGGAGCATCATGCATATCGGCGAACTGCCCATGATTATCTTTACTACTGTCGCGCAAATGTCAGTAGGGGCGTTTTGGATTCTGGGAATTATCCAACTACTTGGACGGCGCGCGGGGACAGAGAAATCCGCGATTGACAGCCTGACCAATGCGGGAATGTACGCGGCCGGTCCCCTGCTGCTTCTGGGGTTCTTTGCGGCGTTCTTCCACCTCAATGATCCTTTCCATGCTCCTTTTACCCTGTTGCATTTGGGATCATCTTGGCTCTCCCGCGAACTGATTTCCGGGGTGCTTTACGCCCTGTTCGGTCTGATTTTTGCGCTCACCCAATGGTTTAACCGTTTCAGCCGCACGGTTCGAGATGTATTTGCAGCCCTGACCGCGCTAGCGGGTCTGTCACTGGTGGTATCGATGTGCGGGGTTTACTACTTCGCCATGACGGTTCCCGCCTGGCATACCTGGTTCGTGTGGGTTTCCTTCTTCTGCTCCGCCTTCTTTACCGGTTCCCTGGCCGTGGCCATAGCGCTGTTGACTACCTGGCGGATGAAACTGCGGGGAGCCAGCGAAAAACAAGGCGAGCCCCACAATGTCTGGCAAAAATTAGTTGCTACTTTGCGCCGCGGGCTATTCCCTCCCGGGAAACTACCGGAGGGCTTAATTGATCTAACTAAGCGCTCTATGCGGATTACCACTGGGATTGCGGCTGCTGCCGGGCTAATTATTCTCGTTTCTTACGCTTTCTTTATGACCCAGCTTGGTCTGGGTAGTCCGGTACAGCAGCAGGTTGCCCGAAATATGATGGCGCATGGTTACCTGATTATTAGGCTGGTTTTGCTGGTAATCACCATTTTATTGATTGCGTTGGTGTTGCGGAACTACATATCCCGTACCTCTTACCCCCAGCGCTCCCTGGTGATTACCCTGTGGGTCACTTTCGTCTTAGCGGTAGCTACCGAACTAATTGGACGCGGTCTGCATTACGAGGGGCTGGTACGCGCCGGTATCAACACGCTTCTGGGGTAAAAATTAACCTATGGAGCTCAAAGTACTAGATTCTTTCGCCGCTGCTTTTTCTGTCCTGGGAGCGCTGCATCTAAAGCCTCCCAGCAGCTCGGTAGTTAAGGAATTTTTATCCCTATCTAGCCAGTGGCCGCTACCGTTGACTCCTCAGGGTGAGGAGGCGCTAACAGAGTTGCGTTCCTCCTTCCCCGATGATCCTTCTGAAGAGGATATATACCAGCTATGGGCGGATCAAAACCAGCTTTACGGAATCACCGGTAGCGCCCAGCTTTCCCCCTTTGAATCGGTGCAGCGAGGCGAGGATGGTCTAGTTTTCGATCAAGAAACCATTGAAGTTCGCCACTACTATGGGGCGATGGGGTTCCAAGCTCCCCACTTGGGCAAGGAACCCGATGATCATATTGGTCTGGAAATGGACTTTTTAAGTAAATGCTTGTTGAAAGCCGCCGATGATTTTGCTGCCGGTCAAGAGGCAGGGGCAAAACAGGCTCTGGGAGTTGCCCGCGAGTTTAGCTGTGAGCATCTTTTATGCTGGGGTCCTGATTTCTTTGCTGAGGGGGCACGGCTGGCGAAAACTCCCTGGCTACGTGGAATATCTATACTAGCTGGGCAGACCCTTTCTGAGTGGCAGCAGGCGCTCCTAGATGCCGGATATAAACTGGTAATAGCTCCCCGGCAACGCCAATCCCGCCAAGGGGATTCCTTAGGCGCTGTCCCTGTAGAACTTACCCGCCGTCCTCACTAATAAAGAACAGCTAGAACTTTGATTCCTCGTAACTTTTCCGCTTTATTGCGCTGGATTAGCGCCCAAGACCCGATTAAAACCCTGGTTATTAGCTGCGAGAGTCTGCCGGCGATAACCGTGGGAAAAAAGGATGCCCATCTTTATTGGTCCGGGTGCCTGGGGGAAACTTTTCACGCTGACCTGGCCGCTCAGCTATTGGCTAGCGATATCGAAACCTTGCAAATTATTGGCTGCCCCCAATGTGAGCAGGCCTTAGAAGAAAAACTTTTAGTGGCGAGGACGCGCCTCGGGAAGCTATTGGAAAACTACCTCCCCCCTAAGAAAGCAGCGCGTCACCCGCGCGAAGTATCCTTGGAGGCAGTCCCTCTCCCCCGGCGTTTGCTGCTACCTGTTTCTTCGCACGCTCCGCTAGATTTGGGTTGTTCGCATGCAGGGCGTACTTTCCAGGCCTACCATCTTTTAGCAATAACTCAACGGATTGAAAATCGCGTAGTTAGCCCTGGTGACACCTCCTCGATTGCCTCGGAAGAAAAATCTAACCCCCTTGCCTGCGGCAATCTGCATACTGGGGAGGATAACCGCAGAGATGCGTTTCTGCCGAAATGGGCGCGGATAGATCTGATTCATCTGTTGCGTTGCCCGGAATGTAACGCACAAGTACGCCAATGCCCCGCGAATGAAGGTTTAAATCTCAATGCGGCGGGTAGCGACTGGCATCAGCTGTGTACTGAGTGTCGCCTGGCGTTGCGTTACTGCCCGCAGCACTGTGAGGCCGAAATAGCTAGCCAGGCCTCCTTAGAGGTTTTCACCGCCCTTAGGCACCGGCAAAGTTCGGAAGAAACCCGCGAATGTGTACGCTGTAAAAATCCCCATCCGGCAAGTGAAGGAGAGCTGTGCGCACTTTGTAGCTACCAGGAGGAAAACCCGTTTTCTGCGGCTATGCCACAGGAGGTCCTCAAGACTCTACCCCCAGAGCTACAAGACAAGCTACGCGGGGTTTAACCGTTAGCCCCAAAGGCAGTCCCCAGAGACAAAGAAGCCGCTCCAATCCTGGAGCGACTTTAGTGGGCGATACTGGACTCGAACCAGCGACCTCTTCCGTGTCAAGGAAACGCGCTAACCAGCTGCGCCAATCGCCCGAGGTGGGTACGGGATTCGAACCCGTGTACACGGCTTTGCAGGCCGCTGCCTAACCACTCGACCAACCCACCATAATCAAAGAGCGCCGCGCTTGGCGACGCCCTCTAAATCGAGCGGATGACGAGACTCGAACTCGCGACCCTCACCTTGGCAAGGTGATGCTCTACCAACTGAGCTACATCCGCGTTGCGTATGAAAGTATATCTGGAAAGTTATCGGTTTTACCAAACTGGGCCTGCGTGGGTCTGCTCACAGCTGCGTTTATCTGGCGTTTTAGGCGAGATAAATCTTTTTCAAAACCGAAGTCCTTCCCCCGAGAAAGCCGCTAGGAAAGTTTTCAAAGCGCGCACCACAAACGGGGTTGATATTCTCTAAATATCTGACAAGTCAGGATTATCTCTAGAGGAGTTACGGATGATGGGTATTTTAGGTAGCAGCATGATTATATTTTTACTGCTAGTAGTCTTGATTGGATATTTCTTGTTTTCCGCGATTTTCATCGTGAAACAACAAACGGAAGCCATAATTGAGCGTTTCGGAAAATATCGGCGGGTTTGCACCCCTGGTCTTAACATCAAGATTCCAGTTATCGACCGGATAGCCAAAATTGTGGAACGCCGGATTCAGCAACTGGATCTGGTAGTAGAAACCAAAACCAAAGATAACGTGTTCGTAGCTATCCCGGTTTCGGTGCAGTTCCAGGTGCAAGACTCGGCGGCCTCGTTCTATTCCCTGGCTAACCCCGCCCAACAGATTACCTCTTATGTATTTGACCGGATACGTTCTTCCCTTTCTCAGTTAAACCTGGATGAGGCCTTTTCTTCCAAAGACACTATCGCGCAAGAAATTGAGATTTCTTTGGGAGAACAGATGGCGCGCTACGGCTTTAGAATCGTGAACTCGCTGGTCACCGACATTAATCCGGATAAGCGGGTACGGGATTCCATGAACTCTATTAACGCTGCCCAGCGCGAACGGGAAGCCGCAATCCAGCTGGCAGAAGCCGATAAAATCAAACTGGTAAAACAGGCAGAGGCGGATGCGGAATCCAAGCGCCTACAAGGTGAAGGTATCGCTTTGCAGCGTCGCGCCATTGTAGAAGGCTTAGTAGAACAATACGAATCCTTACGCGATGCCGGCATCGGCGACCAGGCGCAACAGATTTTATTGATGACCCAGTATTTTGATACTTTGGCAGAGGTAGCCAAATCTTCTAATACCCA
Proteins encoded:
- a CDS encoding alpha/beta fold hydrolase, with the translated sequence MEKMLSLADGRSLCLEEFGNSADPLMIHIEGHGAQLVSVPESYCQRLAGAGFYVIRFDNRDVGRSSRTPYPYDLRDMAADVAAMIRYYGQAAVVTGRSMGGAIAQLLALDYPQLVCGLGLFFTYAKNSSQLVKPVREVPFSNRDQFLAWHFRQISEIAGSKYPWEEKQLPDLVAGCWRRGFSWEGLERQRQALERTVPWAQRLGEIQVPVSIVHGEEDPVIPPAAGKELHRLIKHSRLHLVPGMGHQQPAAANDLFIKATLEAAGIPGEAS
- a CDS encoding Sec-independent protein translocase family protein encodes the protein MFGISGSEFLVLAVIAALVLGPKNVAQGLTALRKVLTSFRGWSAKLRQETSGEFAGLTPEDLENLKVLRNLNLARYSPKQMIRETIQEEIEAWAQSASASGEVLKNAGSLNTENKD
- a CDS encoding FAD-dependent oxidoreductase, with amino-acid sequence MAKVVVIGGGYGGITVAGGLDDVADVTLVEQKDQFVHHAAALRAAVDSVWGHTVFMPYSRLLERGKVVHGTCMRVDGRTVYVAGHDPIEADFLVLATGTTYPFPAKHMVSQASVAKARLDQTRDNLARAKRVMLVGAGTVGVEFAGELTSTYPDLKIIMVDKEPYILGTPGYLDSLRENITKQLEERGIELVLGAPLAYMPPTDVGMLSTFRVETLAGAPIEADMWFLCYGAQTSSGYLHGSYSQVMHANGTVMVDEHLRVKDMENIYAVGDITDVPESKRADAARAHARVVIANIRDQLSGRVPSTTYAPGKEWVILPLGPDGGASQLVDPDGTTRIVGPEETAEIKGTDLMVTMIRGQLHLP
- a CDS encoding SPFH domain-containing protein — protein: MMGILGSSMIIFLLLVVLIGYFLFSAIFIVKQQTEAIIERFGKYRRVCTPGLNIKIPVIDRIAKIVERRIQQLDLVVETKTKDNVFVAIPVSVQFQVQDSAASFYSLANPAQQITSYVFDRIRSSLSQLNLDEAFSSKDTIAQEIEISLGEQMARYGFRIVNSLVTDINPDKRVRDSMNSINAAQREREAAIQLAEADKIKLVKQAEADAESKRLQGEGIALQRRAIVEGLVEQYESLRDAGIGDQAQQILLMTQYFDTLAEVAKSSNTQTLMLPANPTGVTNTMEEIRTSLVAGLKAAGQ
- a CDS encoding DMSO/selenate family reductase complex B subunit, whose amino-acid sequence is MADDAIPTPGRNNTLTEPLTKKGAKYGFVFNQNLCNGCKACQIACKDKHDLPVGMSWRRVIEYTGGSWRVNETDGTFHHNVFSYYTSIACNHCEDPICVQVCPTTAMTRREDGTVYVDQSKCVGCRYCQWACPYGAPQLDARSGHMSKCDLCYDYRSQGQNPACVDACPTRALGWGPIEALRKEFGQEAGIAPLPDPSITHPHLVIRPHRDAQEWDKGSGIIQSPKEI
- a CDS encoding dimethyl sulfoxide reductase anchor subunit family protein, whose protein sequence is MHIGELPMIIFTTVAQMSVGAFWILGIIQLLGRRAGTEKSAIDSLTNAGMYAAGPLLLLGFFAAFFHLNDPFHAPFTLLHLGSSWLSRELISGVLYALFGLIFALTQWFNRFSRTVRDVFAALTALAGLSLVVSMCGVYYFAMTVPAWHTWFVWVSFFCSAFFTGSLAVAIALLTTWRMKLRGASEKQGEPHNVWQKLVATLRRGLFPPGKLPEGLIDLTKRSMRITTGIAAAAGLIILVSYAFFMTQLGLGSPVQQQVARNMMAHGYLIIRLVLLVITILLIALVLRNYISRTSYPQRSLVITLWVTFVLAVATELIGRGLHYEGLVRAGINTLLG
- a CDS encoding DMSO/selenate family reductase complex A subunit, which encodes MRAVQPANTRPSRRTFLKWSAIAGSTTGLVACSTPSPYSPDKNGKLVANGTGRTDVDKTVWSACTVNCGSRCPVRLQVKDGRVVRVLPDNTGNDELGSQQVRACPRGRSIRHRIYNPDRLKKPMKRKPGTKRGEGQWVEISWKQALDEIAEKMKALKAKYGNECFYIQYGTGVLGSTMACSWPPEASPMARMLSLYGGYLDHYSDYSTTNITQAYPYFYGEWVAGNSFDDAANSKLQVMFGNNPLETRMSGGGQTFVTQATKRKSGVKTIVIDPRYSETSVALGDEWVALRPGTDAALIAGMIYVMVEENLHDQAFLDKYCLGFDEDHLPEGAPANASYLAYLQGKGKDKTVKNPEWAARVTGVPADEIRRLAREIALAKPCTITQGWGPQRHANGESIARAVFLLACVTGNIGIKGGGTGGREGGQSLPITQTFNTEVANPSEKIISVFSWLDAIDHGPKMDTFNAGVGVKPEPGVRALKVPVDDNGNPTNTKLEVPIKAVFAYGSNSVVNQTGDNNKSVEILQDDTKCELIVTCDIMHTVSARYSDYLLPGTSTSEESDYHHGENATPMAYGIVSEQAIKPLYECKSIFDICTELADRLGVKDKFTGGKTREQWLKEIVETGRAEDPTLPTYEEWKKVGIVRRNLGSSIPLEDFRKAPQANPLKTPSGKIEIYSQRLENMAKKWTFGDFRPRLDGDEICPIPAHLSTWEGAEDAATNKKYPLQVIGHHFKARTHSSYGNVDWLKEAHIQTVWMNPKDAEERGIKNDDLVFVYNERGTLRLPAKVTTRIVPGTISVPQGAWYDPQPASEVTPPAGANPKKPVDVAGSVNTLSSLHPTPIAKGMGVHTILAQVVKA
- a CDS encoding TorD/DmsD family molecular chaperone, whose product is MELKVLDSFAAAFSVLGALHLKPPSSSVVKEFLSLSSQWPLPLTPQGEEALTELRSSFPDDPSEEDIYQLWADQNQLYGITGSAQLSPFESVQRGEDGLVFDQETIEVRHYYGAMGFQAPHLGKEPDDHIGLEMDFLSKCLLKAADDFAAGQEAGAKQALGVAREFSCEHLLCWGPDFFAEGARLAKTPWLRGISILAGQTLSEWQQALLDAGYKLVIAPRQRQSRQGDSLGAVPVELTRRPH
- a CDS encoding HAD family hydrolase, with amino-acid sequence MKAVEGEKRKAMGKHYYQTVIFDMDGTLTDSVPLITQGVQAVISHYHLSAQTPQQLKRFVGPPLRIGFKKYLDLPEGTLDEAVEVYRRFYRPRMTQVPLFAGITELLQKLHAKGMKIAVASSKLEELVREIARGTGMSPYLDCIAGTQEKSGTSAENPRDVASPLTRRGKEGVIRYALDQLGMENSLEQVVMVGDREDDYQAAKNIGIAVIGVSWGAGNREEFPGAPWVTSVAELKATLLAK
- a CDS encoding nucleoside triphosphate pyrophosphohydrolase family protein, with the translated sequence MINEDAGAQPIENPELKHQIPDPHRPEDLVRQFHQVYGLPIQHDQAEVDRERVHMRMRLIYEEVSELTGAVYGEQARRLLEKTISSLPDDGTRDTIETADALADLVYVIYGMALECGISLPAVLREVQASNLSKLDSEGRPIYREDGKVLKGENFFPPNIKKALKTSIPE